In Parafrankia discariae, the following proteins share a genomic window:
- a CDS encoding FAD-dependent oxidoreductase, with amino-acid sequence MADSDSTADDGTTYDQAAYDRTTDVVVVGSGGGLCGAVAAATSGLDTLVIEKQSMIGGSTAMSGGVLWLPDNPLMRADGVPDSLEDALAYFESVVGDVGPASSRERRIAYITEGSDMVRFLQGLGLRFERCEGYSDYYAQVAGIRGGSARGRSIEPAVTDARRLGPWREKLMPGMTAALGIVVMTREASTLQLIKRRPRAVRTALRVGLRTAVGRLRRQARLANGAALVAQALEAALAAGATVWTDTGLVDLIVEDGRVAGVVASRDGRTVRIRARRGVLLSSGGFARNADLRRRYSKQPNDGSWTIANPGDTGEAIEAAQRVGAAVDLMDEALWIPASIQPGGRPSLHTGERSKPGSIIVDRAGRRYFNEAVSYMEAGRRMYAHNTAGESIPSWLVMDSRHRGRYLFAFRANTPGEWIASGYMKRADTLEGLARACGIDPDGLAATVERFNGFARQGTDPDFHRGEGAHERYQGDYGNRPNASLAPVEKAPFYAVELYPGDVGTSGGLLCDEFARVLDTDHDPIPGLYAAGNCTASVMGRTYLGAGASIGNSCVFSYIGMKHAAHVVSADPVAT; translated from the coding sequence GCTGACGACGGGACCACGTACGACCAGGCCGCATACGACCGGACCACCGACGTCGTCGTCGTGGGATCGGGTGGTGGTCTGTGCGGCGCCGTGGCCGCGGCGACGAGCGGCCTGGACACGCTGGTGATCGAGAAACAGTCGATGATCGGCGGGTCCACGGCCATGTCGGGCGGCGTGCTGTGGCTGCCGGACAACCCGCTCATGCGGGCCGACGGTGTCCCGGACTCGCTGGAGGACGCGCTGGCGTACTTCGAGTCGGTGGTGGGCGACGTCGGCCCCGCCTCGTCGCGTGAGCGACGGATCGCCTACATCACCGAGGGCTCCGACATGGTCCGCTTCCTGCAGGGCCTGGGGTTGCGTTTCGAGCGGTGCGAAGGCTACAGCGACTACTACGCGCAGGTGGCGGGAATCCGCGGCGGCAGTGCCCGCGGCCGCTCCATCGAACCCGCGGTGACCGACGCCAGGAGGCTCGGCCCGTGGCGCGAGAAACTGATGCCGGGGATGACGGCCGCGCTGGGCATCGTCGTGATGACTCGCGAGGCGTCCACCCTCCAGCTGATCAAACGGCGGCCGAGGGCCGTGCGCACCGCTCTCAGAGTGGGGCTGCGCACGGCCGTGGGCCGGCTCCGGAGACAGGCCCGGCTGGCCAACGGCGCGGCCCTGGTCGCGCAGGCCCTGGAGGCGGCGCTGGCGGCCGGGGCGACGGTCTGGACGGACACCGGGCTGGTCGACCTGATCGTCGAGGACGGCCGGGTGGCCGGCGTCGTGGCCAGCCGCGACGGGCGGACCGTCCGGATCCGGGCCCGCCGCGGCGTGCTGCTGAGCTCGGGCGGTTTCGCCCGCAACGCCGACCTGCGCCGGCGCTACTCGAAGCAGCCGAACGACGGGTCGTGGACCATCGCCAACCCCGGGGACACCGGTGAGGCGATCGAGGCCGCCCAGCGGGTCGGTGCCGCCGTCGACCTCATGGACGAGGCGTTGTGGATCCCGGCCTCCATCCAGCCCGGCGGACGGCCGAGCCTGCACACCGGCGAGCGCAGCAAGCCGGGCTCGATCATCGTCGACCGGGCCGGCCGGCGGTACTTCAACGAGGCGGTCTCCTACATGGAGGCCGGGCGGCGGATGTACGCGCACAACACCGCCGGTGAGTCCATTCCGAGCTGGCTGGTCATGGACTCCCGCCACCGCGGCCGTTACCTGTTCGCGTTCCGTGCCAACACCCCCGGGGAGTGGATCGCCAGCGGCTACATGAAGAGGGCCGACACGTTGGAGGGACTGGCGCGGGCGTGCGGCATCGACCCGGACGGGCTGGCCGCCACGGTCGAGCGGTTCAACGGGTTCGCGAGGCAGGGCACCGACCCCGACTTCCACCGCGGCGAAGGCGCGCACGAGCGGTACCAGGGCGACTACGGCAACCGGCCGAACGCCTCGCTCGCGCCCGTGGAGAAGGCGCCCTTCTACGCGGTCGAGCTCTACCCGGGCGATGTGGGGACGAGCGGCGGGCTGCTCTGCGACGAGTTCGCCCGGGTGCTCGACACCGACCACGACCCGATCCCGGGTCTGTACGCCGCCGGGAACTGCACCGCGTCGGTGATGGGGCGCACCTATCTGGGAGCGGGCGCCAGCATCGGGAACAGCTGCGTCTTCTCCTACATCGGCATGAAGCACGCGGCGCACGTCGTCTCCGCCGACCCTGTGGCGACGTGA
- a CDS encoding 2Fe-2S iron-sulfur cluster-binding protein, whose product MTGPDGGRAGRPLVRVEPLGADLTPEPGETIIEAAWRLGYHWPTVCHGQASCTVCHVEVLSGAEHLTPADEEERDALENRLPGARRRDLVELRLACRACATGDVAVRKKGVRRLAGTDS is encoded by the coding sequence GTGACCGGGCCGGACGGCGGGCGGGCCGGGCGGCCGCTGGTCCGGGTCGAGCCCCTCGGCGCGGACCTCACCCCCGAGCCTGGCGAAACGATCATCGAGGCCGCGTGGCGGCTCGGGTATCACTGGCCCACCGTGTGCCACGGCCAGGCCAGCTGCACGGTGTGCCACGTCGAGGTACTCAGTGGCGCCGAGCACCTGACACCCGCGGACGAAGAGGAACGCGACGCTCTCGAGAACCGACTGCCCGGTGCGCGCCGCCGCGATCTCGTCGAGCTACGGCTGGCCTGCCGGGCGTGCGCCACCGGAGACGTCGCCGTGCGCAAGAAAGGCGTTCGGCGACTCGCCGGAACGGATTCCTGA